From one Leishmania panamensis strain MHOM/PA/94/PSC-1 chromosome 11 sequence genomic stretch:
- a CDS encoding aminopeptidase, putative (TriTrypDB/GeneDB-style sysID: LpmP.11.0640), whose protein sequence is MPAMKRLRSESAVEESAVSAYVQTCVKFKSNVTFTDISKVSCVAAHVLLVGALGQLRDSSVESLRFYCPAVAEALRRVKDGATVKTLAVVAGREGYTEVTVTALPATASRTNCPYRADSLSEAVVAACGTVDEGETLDVYVRAPAGAEAAIANAVARALSHSNRVACVTRFHLCEFLFFLVSLLSRDEVFAG, encoded by the coding sequence ATGCCCGCGATGAAGCGCCTGCGCTCGGAgtcggcggtggaggagtcgGCGGTGTCGGCGTACGTCCAAACGTGCGTGAAGTTCAAGTCGAACGTGACATTCACGGACATCTCGAAGGTGTCGTGTGTTGCGgcgcacgtgctgctggtgggcgCGCTGGGGCAGCTGAGGGACAGCTCTGTGGAGTCCCTGCGGTTCTACTGCCCAGCTgtcgcggaggcgctgaGGCGTGTGAAGGATGGCGCGACGGTGAAGACGCTTGCGGTGGTTGCGGGGCGCGAGGGCTACACGGAGGTGACGGTGACTGCGCTGCCGGCAACTGCGTCGCGCACAAACTGCCCGTACCGCGCGGACAGCCTCTCGGAGGCTGTTGTTGCCGCCTGCGGGACCGTCGACGAGGGTGAGACGCTGGACGTGTACGTGCGCGCCCCTGCtggcgcagaggcggcgatCGCGAACGCTGTAGCGCGCGCACTCTCTCATTCGAACAGGGTTGCCTGTGTGACGCGTTTTCATCTGTGCgagtttctctttttcctcgttTCGCTTCTTAGTCGTGATGAGGTTTTCGCTGGCTGA
- a CDS encoding aminopeptidase, putative (TriTrypDB/GeneDB-style sysID: LpmP.11.0650), giving the protein MPAMKRLRSESAVEESAVSAYVQTCVKFKSNVTFTDISKVSCVAAHVLLVGALGQLRDSSVESLRFYCPAVAEALRRVKDGATVKTLAVVAGREGYMEVTVTALPATASRTNCPYRADSLSEAVVAACGTVDEGETLDVYVRAPAGAEAAIANAVARAVPHSYTAKSGQAANAYMKQTTTVNVVMSSRVAFTNESVQGKSVCAAELEAICTSVQLCQRLVDTPPCMLDTVVYAEIAAAYAAELGADITVIKGEELREKGYGGIYAVGKCAQYPPHLVTLRYRNPHAATCAKNIAMVGKGIVYDCGGLALKPAAHMTNMKTDMGGSAGVFCAFIAVVRSMKVQTSHYNHIANISVTLCIAENAIGPKSYRNDDVVIMKSGKSVEVMNTDAEGRMVLGDGVYYATGEQDFVPDEVINMATLTGAQGVATGSKHAGIYVSDAKAEQDMVNAGLQSGDVCYPVLYCPEYHEEVYRSPCADMRNIANSQSSAGSSCGGYFVEKHLHERFKGPFVHVDMAYPSSNTAGATGYGVALVAEYLRKY; this is encoded by the coding sequence ATGCCCGCGATGAAGCGCCTGCGCTCGGAgtcggcggtggaggagtcgGCGGTGTCGGCGTACGTCCAAACGTGCGTGAAGTTCAAGTCGAACGTGACATTCACGGACATCTCGAAGGTGTCGTGTGTTGCGgcgcacgtgctgctggtgggcgCGCTGGGGCAGCTGAGGGACAGCTCTGTGGAGTCCCTGCGGTTCTACTGCCCAGCTgtcgcggaggcgctgaGGCGTGTGAAGGATGGCGCGACGGTGAAGACGCTTGCGGTGGTTGCGGGGCGCGAGGGCTACATGGAGGTGACGGTGACTGCGCTGCCGGCAACTGCGTCGCGCACAAACTGCCCGTACCGCGCGGACAGCCTCTCGGAGGCTGTTGTTGCCGCCTGCGGGACCGTCGACGAGGGTGAGACGCTGGACGTGTACGTGCGCGCCCCTGCtggcgcagaggcggcgatCGCGAACGCTGTAGCGCGCGCTGTGCCGCACTCATACACAGCGAAGTCTGGGCAGGCGGCGAATGCCTATATGAAGCAGACGACAACAGTGAACGTTGTGATGTCGTCACGCGTCGCGTTCACAAACGAGAGCGTGCAGGGGAAGTCCGTGTGCGCcgcggagctggaggcgatCTGCACATcagtgcagctgtgccagcgCCTGGTAGACACGCCGCCGTGCATGCTGGATACTGTCGTGTACGCTGAGATCGCTGCGGCGTACGCCGCTGAGCTCGGTGCGGACATCACCGTAATCAAaggcgaggagctgcgcgagaaggGCTACGGTGGCATCTATGCAGTCGGCAAGTGTGCTCAGTACCCTCCACATCTCGTGACGCTGCGCTACAGGAACCCGCACGCCGCTACCTGTGCCAAGAATATTGCGATGGTTGGCAAGGGTATCGTGTACGACTGCGGCGGTCTTGCTCTGAAGCCAGCCGCGCACATGACGAACATGAAGACGGATATGGGTGGCTCCGCTGGTGTGTTCTGTGCCTTCATcgctgtggtgcgcagcatgAAGGTGCAGACGAGTCACTACAACCACATCGCCAACATCAGTGTGACGCTATGCATAGCCGAAAACGCGATCGGTCCCAAGTCATATCGCAACGACGATGTGGTGATCATGAAGTCCGGTAAGTCAGTGGAGGTGATGAACACTGATGCAGAGGGCCGCATGGTTCTGGGCGACGGCGTGTACTACGCAACGGGGGAGCAGGACTTCGTTCCGGATGAAGTGATCAACATGGCGACGCTGACGGGTGCGCAGGGTGTGGCGACGGGCTCGAAGCACGCCGGCATCTACGTCAGCGATGCTAAGGCAGAACAGGACATGGTAAATGCAGGCCTGCAGTCCGGCGACGTGTGCTACCCAGTGCTCTACTGCCCCGAGTACCATGAGGAGGTGTACCGAAGCCCTTGCGCAGATATGCGAAACATCGCAAACTCGCAGTCGAGCGCCGGCtcgagctgcggcggctACTTTGTAGAGAAACATCTCCACGAGCGCTTCAAGGGCCCTTTTGTGCACGTTGATATGGCCTACCCCAGCTCGAACACTGCTGGTGCCACTGGCTACGGTGTGGCTCTCGTGGCCGAGTACCTGCGCAAGTACTAG